The following coding sequences are from one Natrarchaeobius halalkaliphilus window:
- a CDS encoding tripartite tricarboxylate transporter permease, with amino-acid sequence MSEILSAAVQAAEVLFTWPTIGFLILGTLIGLIFGAIPGLGGAVAIALLIPLTWGVDTSAAMVLFAATLGGATFGGSISAILINTPGTPPNAATLLDGFPLTRQGRSGEALATSATASALGAVFGVIVLLASLPVAREIVLAFGSPEFFWLGVVGVSVIATISRGSTLKGMIAGGFGFMLSFIGYQGATAEYRFSLGTTFLWDGLELIVVLIGIFAVGEAINLATEEGKISQVKTKANRSDIVQGIKNPFKHWFLFLRSSVIGSLVGMIPGAGGALATFISYAQAVQTSDNAEKFGDGDVRGVIAAEAANDSSDGGALIPTVVFGIPGSVATAVLLGAFIFHGLSPGQQLLNDNLDILLLIIFALVISNVLTSLIGVVSANQVAKITQIDTNLLIAPILVISFVGAFGLRTHIGDVGVVAIFGLIGYLMLRFGYSRIAFVIGIILGPIIESSFLQSLSVSGGSYMIFFERPLSIFLIVILVLNLTAPFIRRTLR; translated from the coding sequence ATGTCCGAGATTCTAAGCGCCGCAGTGCAGGCCGCCGAGGTGTTATTCACGTGGCCGACGATCGGATTTTTAATACTCGGCACACTGATCGGGCTGATATTCGGTGCGATTCCGGGTCTCGGAGGGGCCGTGGCGATCGCGTTACTCATCCCGCTCACGTGGGGAGTGGACACGTCGGCGGCGATGGTTCTGTTCGCGGCCACCCTCGGCGGAGCGACATTCGGCGGGAGCATCTCGGCGATTTTGATCAACACGCCCGGAACGCCACCCAACGCTGCGACGTTATTGGACGGATTTCCGCTCACACGCCAGGGTCGCTCGGGCGAAGCGCTGGCTACGTCCGCGACTGCGAGCGCCCTGGGCGCGGTTTTCGGAGTGATCGTTCTCCTCGCGTCGCTTCCGGTCGCGCGGGAGATCGTCCTCGCGTTCGGGTCGCCCGAATTCTTCTGGCTCGGTGTCGTCGGCGTTTCGGTGATCGCCACGATTTCGCGCGGCAGCACGCTCAAAGGAATGATTGCCGGCGGATTCGGGTTTATGCTGTCGTTTATCGGTTATCAAGGAGCGACGGCCGAGTACCGGTTTTCGCTGGGAACGACGTTTCTGTGGGACGGGTTGGAACTCATCGTAGTGTTGATCGGGATATTCGCCGTCGGTGAGGCGATTAACCTCGCAACCGAGGAGGGTAAAATATCCCAGGTGAAAACGAAGGCCAACCGATCGGACATCGTACAGGGAATAAAGAATCCGTTCAAACACTGGTTTCTCTTTCTCCGGTCGTCGGTGATCGGTTCGCTCGTCGGAATGATACCTGGGGCCGGAGGCGCGCTGGCTACGTTTATCTCGTACGCACAGGCGGTCCAAACGTCCGATAACGCCGAGAAGTTCGGGGACGGTGACGTCCGTGGGGTCATCGCGGCGGAAGCCGCGAACGACAGCTCGGACGGCGGTGCGCTCATTCCGACCGTCGTCTTCGGCATACCGGGAAGCGTCGCCACCGCCGTGTTACTTGGGGCGTTCATTTTTCACGGACTCTCTCCGGGTCAACAGCTGTTGAACGATAATCTGGATATCCTGTTGTTGATCATATTCGCCCTGGTAATCTCGAACGTGCTCACGTCCTTGATCGGTGTCGTGAGCGCGAACCAGGTCGCAAAAATCACGCAGATCGACACGAACCTGTTGATCGCACCGATTCTCGTGATCAGTTTCGTCGGTGCGTTCGGACTTCGAACACATATCGGAGACGTCGGCGTCGTGGCAATTTTCGGTCTGATCGGTTACCTGATGTTGCGCTTCGGTTACTCGCGGATCGCGTTCGTGATCGGAATCATACTCGGTCCGATCATCGAGAGTTCGTTCCTCCAGTCCCTCTCGGTCTCGGGGGGGAGTTACATGATTTTCTTCGAGCGTCCGCTGTCGATATTTCTCATCGTGATACTCGTTCTCAATTTGACGGCACCGTTTATCAGGCGAACGCTGAGATAA
- a CDS encoding fumarylacetoacetate hydrolase family protein: MRRVRFETDEQVRNGHYESGEIVADSETYDVDEVTILPPCEPTKIVAAGKNYHDHIAEMKEKGIGTGEIPDFPFFFFKPPSSVIGHGGIIAYPDGGELVHYEGEVGVVVGERCRNVATDDAIDVLAGYTALNDVSHRDWSGKEEQWVRHKGRDTFCPVGPFLQTDVESDIGVQTHVNGEKRQDSRTTEMVFSIAELVSDASQYMTLEPGDVIATGTPSGVGQISPGDTVEVTVEGVGTLRNDVR, encoded by the coding sequence ATGCGACGTGTACGATTCGAAACTGATGAACAGGTGCGAAACGGTCACTACGAAAGTGGCGAAATAGTTGCGGACTCAGAGACGTACGACGTGGACGAAGTGACGATTCTGCCCCCGTGTGAGCCGACGAAAATCGTCGCGGCCGGGAAGAACTACCACGACCACATCGCCGAGATGAAAGAGAAAGGGATCGGCACCGGAGAGATTCCGGACTTTCCGTTTTTCTTCTTCAAGCCGCCGAGCAGCGTGATCGGTCACGGCGGTATCATCGCGTATCCGGACGGTGGGGAGCTCGTCCACTACGAGGGGGAAGTCGGCGTCGTTGTCGGAGAACGCTGTCGGAACGTCGCTACCGACGACGCGATCGACGTGCTCGCTGGGTACACTGCGCTCAACGACGTCTCACACCGCGACTGGTCCGGAAAAGAAGAGCAGTGGGTGAGACACAAGGGTCGGGATACGTTCTGTCCGGTCGGACCCTTTCTCCAGACGGATGTCGAGTCGGACATCGGCGTTCAGACGCACGTAAACGGTGAAAAGCGACAGGATAGCCGAACGACGGAGATGGTATTTTCGATCGCAGAGCTGGTCTCGGATGCTTCCCAGTATATGACGCTCGAACCGGGGGACGTCATCGCGACCGGGACGCCAAGCGGTGTCGGTCAAATTTCGCCCGGAGACACCGTGGAAGTGACAGTCGAGGGCGTCGGAACGCTCCGGAACGACGTCCGATAG
- a CDS encoding ABC transporter ATP-binding protein: MPKSITVDRVSKTYGNGEEAVHVLDDISISIPEKEFVCILGPSGCGKTTLMKMMDGLVDPSEGEIRIGDTVITEPTPEAALVFQNFELFPWRTTLENVELGLEILGVDKSTRRERAQTWIDRVGLDGFEESYPSELSGGMQQRVGLARALCVDPEVILMDEPFGALDAQTKDKMQTQLLQLWEQEKKTVVFVTHDIRESIFLADRVLVMGTKPSSIVEDIEIPFERPRWKRRVEIENDDRFADIEQLLRERLGLKAEEETEVAQ; the protein is encoded by the coding sequence ATGCCAAAGTCAATCACAGTCGACCGAGTGTCAAAAACATACGGGAACGGTGAGGAAGCTGTTCACGTTCTCGACGATATCTCCATCTCGATACCCGAAAAAGAATTCGTCTGCATTCTGGGTCCCTCCGGCTGTGGAAAGACGACGCTGATGAAGATGATGGACGGGCTCGTCGATCCGTCGGAAGGCGAGATCCGAATCGGAGACACCGTCATTACCGAACCGACGCCCGAAGCGGCGCTCGTGTTCCAGAACTTCGAACTGTTCCCCTGGCGGACGACCCTCGAGAACGTCGAACTCGGCCTCGAGATTCTCGGCGTGGACAAGTCGACGCGTCGAGAGCGAGCCCAGACCTGGATCGACCGAGTCGGACTCGACGGCTTCGAAGAAAGCTACCCCTCCGAACTGTCCGGCGGGATGCAACAGCGCGTCGGGCTCGCGCGAGCGCTGTGTGTCGACCCGGAGGTCATCCTGATGGACGAACCGTTCGGTGCACTCGACGCCCAGACGAAAGACAAGATGCAGACACAGCTCCTCCAGCTGTGGGAACAAGAAAAGAAGACCGTCGTCTTCGTCACGCACGACATTCGCGAATCGATCTTCCTCGCGGACCGGGTGCTCGTCATGGGGACGAAACCGAGTTCGATCGTCGAGGACATCGAGATTCCCTTCGAACGACCTCGCTGGAAACGCCGCGTCGAGATCGAAAACGACGACCGATTCGCGGATATCGAACAACTCCTCCGCGAACGGCTCGGCCTCAAAGCCGAGGAGGAAACTGAGGTCGCTCAATGA
- a CDS encoding UbiD family decarboxylase: MRDLRSYLETLPDSQLERVSKSVNPAEFDVTAILQNLENEDRYPAVLFENPTDIEGRETDFRLISNVFADRRRIAQALDLSTDEWRMETSLEYGRRETNRQEPVVVDTDDAPVMEDAVPDLTHLPVVRHHRLDPAPYINMTPTMKDPESGVYNVAFLRNMVKGGEEMGIHMSPRHNFRIYKTNEDRGERTRMAVTIGHHPSYYLGALTLAGFEVDEYDVIGGMFGDPLRLTPSKTWGDEFLVPADAEVIVEAEVLPEVRETEAPFGEFPGYYGPQRLKPVVEVKNVVCRSDPIFQHVFVGHKDVATLGGVPKEGGIYNDIQGRVPSVEQVHLPSSGCGRFRCYVSLEQTTEGEAKHAALQALASSDFIKHVVVVDEDVDAFDEEEVLWAQSTRVRADEDIDIINGVKGNTLDPSVRGEVATSKIIIDATKPVDEQYPPVLDIPEDALERMTLTEYLD; encoded by the coding sequence ATGAGAGACCTCCGGTCGTATCTCGAGACGCTTCCGGATTCGCAACTGGAGCGCGTCTCGAAGTCGGTCAACCCCGCTGAATTCGACGTCACGGCGATCCTCCAGAACCTCGAGAACGAAGATCGGTATCCGGCCGTTCTCTTCGAGAACCCGACAGATATCGAGGGGCGGGAGACCGACTTCCGGCTTATCAGTAACGTGTTTGCGGACCGTCGTCGGATCGCACAGGCGCTCGACCTGTCGACCGACGAGTGGCGCATGGAGACGAGCCTCGAGTACGGTCGGCGCGAGACGAACCGACAGGAGCCCGTCGTGGTCGATACCGACGATGCGCCGGTCATGGAAGACGCCGTACCGGACCTGACGCACCTTCCGGTCGTTCGCCATCACCGCCTCGACCCCGCGCCGTACATCAATATGACCCCGACGATGAAAGACCCCGAATCGGGGGTGTACAACGTCGCGTTCCTCCGCAACATGGTCAAGGGGGGTGAGGAGATGGGGATTCACATGTCCCCGCGGCATAATTTCCGTATTTACAAGACCAACGAGGATCGCGGCGAACGGACCCGAATGGCGGTTACGATCGGACATCACCCGAGCTACTATCTCGGCGCGCTGACGCTCGCGGGGTTCGAAGTCGACGAGTACGACGTAATCGGCGGCATGTTCGGAGACCCGCTCCGGTTGACGCCCTCGAAGACCTGGGGCGACGAGTTCCTCGTTCCGGCCGACGCCGAGGTCATCGTCGAGGCGGAGGTCCTTCCGGAGGTTCGAGAAACCGAAGCTCCGTTCGGGGAGTTCCCGGGTTACTACGGACCACAGCGCCTCAAACCCGTCGTCGAGGTCAAGAACGTCGTCTGTCGGTCCGATCCGATTTTTCAGCACGTGTTCGTCGGCCACAAAGACGTCGCAACACTCGGTGGCGTTCCCAAAGAGGGGGGAATCTACAACGACATCCAGGGTCGCGTTCCGAGCGTCGAGCAGGTTCACTTACCGAGTTCGGGCTGTGGCCGATTTCGCTGTTACGTAAGCCTCGAGCAGACGACCGAAGGCGAAGCGAAACACGCCGCATTACAGGCGCTCGCGAGTTCGGATTTCATCAAGCACGTCGTCGTCGTCGACGAGGACGTCGATGCGTTCGACGAAGAAGAGGTCCTCTGGGCGCAGTCGACCCGCGTCCGGGCCGACGAAGATATCGACATCATCAACGGTGTCAAGGGTAACACGCTCGATCCGAGCGTTCGCGGCGAGGTCGCAACATCAAAAATTATAATAGATGCGACCAAACCCGTTGACGAACAGTATCCACCGGTGTTAGACATCCCCGAGGATGCACTCGAACGAATGACGCTAACAGAATACCTCGATTGA
- a CDS encoding tripartite tricarboxylate transporter TctB family protein: protein MSTRNTFVKVMERANQTIDSASQWIYNNERKLEIAFVVALLAFFAYAVVTGMDYRRNARLVPTIIAVPTIALLVLVLATLLSSRFAAFAASIASSDMLGIHSKAASSDTQKGESPQSDPFTSERTPASEKRLIMMVLWTGLLLGLVVAIGFSVAILVFAIGFYRIYSGESWYRSVGYAVVLWAFVIVVFQILADIDLYGGIVL, encoded by the coding sequence ATGAGTACACGAAATACGTTCGTGAAGGTGATGGAAAGAGCAAATCAGACGATCGATAGCGCATCACAGTGGATCTACAACAACGAACGGAAACTAGAGATCGCGTTCGTGGTCGCACTCCTGGCGTTCTTCGCATACGCCGTCGTCACGGGGATGGACTACCGTCGGAACGCGCGACTCGTTCCAACGATAATCGCAGTTCCGACGATAGCATTACTGGTACTCGTGTTAGCCACCCTGCTCTCGAGTCGGTTCGCAGCGTTCGCCGCCTCAATCGCGTCGTCTGACATGCTCGGAATTCACTCGAAAGCGGCGAGTTCTGACACTCAGAAGGGGGAATCGCCGCAGTCGGATCCGTTCACGAGCGAACGAACGCCGGCCAGCGAGAAACGACTTATCATGATGGTACTCTGGACGGGACTCCTGCTCGGGTTAGTCGTGGCCATCGGCTTTTCGGTTGCGATTCTCGTCTTCGCTATCGGTTTCTACCGGATATACTCCGGCGAATCCTGGTACCGATCGGTCGGTTACGCGGTAGTGCTCTGGGCGTTCGTGATAGTTGTGTTCCAGATACTTGCAGACATCGATCTCTACGGCGGAATTGTCCTTTAA
- a CDS encoding sugar phosphate isomerase/epimerase family protein: MELAIQTAPIGGSMETKLEAASELEVSVVSLGTYDYYGPGPAELDPGTHLDDPDARETLEDQLERHEISIGMLGGGSNPLHPNPDVAENCKREITATLELAERLGVDTVSCHSGLPAGSPDDETPNWLTMPIPPEPHISEGYEYQWEEVAIPFWREIADEAEERGVDVAIEVHVNTLVHTPAKLLRLREETNDRIGAKLDPAHLLLQGMDEIDAIRRLGREDAIHAFEASDIKLDEANVRRGGMLDVPQSERRIDRSWEFRAVGRGHGSDYWRDLVDSLEKVGYDGIVSIQHLGVPEETRAGFETAVGVLDDALSG, translated from the coding sequence ATGGAACTCGCGATCCAGACCGCTCCGATAGGCGGATCGATGGAAACGAAACTCGAGGCCGCCTCCGAACTCGAGGTATCGGTCGTCTCGCTCGGAACGTACGATTACTACGGACCCGGACCCGCCGAACTCGATCCCGGAACCCATCTGGACGATCCGGACGCTCGAGAGACGCTCGAAGATCAGTTGGAGCGCCACGAGATTTCGATCGGGATGCTGGGGGGAGGGAGCAATCCGCTTCACCCGAATCCGGACGTCGCCGAGAACTGTAAGCGGGAGATTACGGCGACGCTCGAGCTGGCGGAACGACTCGGCGTTGACACGGTGTCGTGTCATTCCGGTCTACCTGCGGGTAGTCCGGACGACGAGACGCCGAACTGGCTGACAATGCCGATTCCACCGGAGCCGCATATCTCGGAGGGGTACGAGTACCAGTGGGAGGAGGTCGCGATCCCGTTCTGGCGAGAAATCGCCGACGAGGCGGAAGAACGCGGAGTCGACGTCGCGATAGAGGTACACGTGAACACGCTCGTTCACACGCCGGCGAAATTGCTCCGGCTTCGAGAGGAGACGAACGACCGCATCGGCGCGAAACTCGATCCGGCGCACCTGCTCTTGCAGGGGATGGACGAGATCGACGCGATCAGGCGGCTCGGTCGAGAGGACGCGATTCACGCGTTCGAGGCGTCGGATATCAAACTGGACGAAGCGAACGTGCGACGAGGAGGGATGCTCGACGTTCCGCAATCCGAGCGTCGGATCGATCGTTCCTGGGAGTTCAGAGCGGTGGGGCGGGGTCACGGATCCGACTACTGGCGCGACCTCGTCGACAGTCTGGAGAAGGTCGGCTACGACGGGATCGTCTCGATCCAACACCTCGGCGTGCCGGAAGAAACGCGGGCGGGATTCGAAACTGCGGTCGGCGTTCTGGACGACGCGCTGTCCGGGTGA
- a CDS encoding universal stress protein — translation MAIVAAVDREERSRHVIREAERLADSFGDSIHVVHVLTRSEFVEMGVDSAESGTDGVSMDDIRDAATRIAAEAGDDIESEWEAVGLIGDPATRVIEYADEQDARYVVVAPRKRSPTGKVLFGSVAQTVLLNADRPVVTVLEGDSS, via the coding sequence ATGGCAATCGTCGCCGCGGTCGACAGGGAGGAGCGGTCACGTCACGTCATCCGGGAGGCCGAACGGCTCGCCGATTCGTTCGGCGACTCGATCCACGTCGTACACGTCCTGACGAGATCGGAATTCGTCGAAATGGGCGTCGACAGTGCTGAATCGGGCACTGACGGCGTCAGCATGGACGATATTCGCGACGCCGCGACTCGTATCGCCGCAGAGGCCGGCGACGACATCGAGTCCGAGTGGGAAGCCGTCGGATTGATCGGCGATCCGGCAACCCGGGTCATCGAGTACGCGGACGAACAGGACGCTCGCTACGTCGTGGTCGCCCCACGCAAACGGTCGCCGACCGGAAAGGTTCTGTTCGGAAGCGTCGCCCAGACGGTCCTGCTCAACGCGGACCGTCCCGTCGTTACGGTCCTGGAAGGGGACTCCTCGTAA
- a CDS encoding quinone oxidoreductase family protein: MKAVRYHEQGEPGVLRVDDVPKPTPQNEEVLVEVHAASVNPIDTKFRNGFYSPPELPMTTGSDFSGVVVEVGDGVDDFEPGDRIIGDGLNKRSGYQGSFSEYAVAPLESIAPIPDDVSFDDAAALGHAGLTAWCGIVAYGDVTIGDTCLVHGGSGGVGHIAVQLARQSGAKVIATAGTDHGLEKLEQLGVDHAISYERDDLQEAIEEAGAPDVILDPLLGEYLELDIEVAAPNATIVAIEGREVTFTNAPTARRKDLCLYQVGAASLPDVSGALERLATLLGRELIEVVINQKFDLEEAAEAQRFTIEANDFGKVLVQIR; this comes from the coding sequence ATGAAAGCAGTTCGATACCACGAGCAAGGCGAACCCGGTGTGTTGCGCGTCGACGACGTTCCGAAACCGACGCCACAGAACGAGGAAGTGCTCGTCGAAGTTCACGCGGCGAGCGTCAATCCGATCGACACGAAGTTTCGGAACGGGTTCTACTCGCCGCCGGAGCTGCCGATGACGACCGGGTCGGACTTCTCCGGGGTCGTCGTCGAGGTCGGCGACGGAGTGGATGATTTCGAGCCGGGCGACCGAATAATCGGCGACGGCCTCAACAAACGAAGCGGCTACCAGGGATCGTTCTCGGAGTACGCGGTCGCGCCGCTCGAGTCGATCGCGCCGATTCCCGACGACGTAAGTTTCGACGACGCAGCGGCGCTCGGCCACGCCGGTCTCACGGCTTGGTGCGGAATCGTCGCCTACGGTGACGTGACGATCGGAGACACGTGTCTCGTCCACGGCGGCAGCGGCGGCGTCGGGCATATCGCGGTCCAGCTAGCGCGCCAGAGCGGGGCCAAGGTCATCGCGACTGCCGGGACGGATCACGGCCTCGAGAAACTCGAGCAACTCGGCGTGGATCACGCGATCAGTTATGAGCGGGACGACCTCCAAGAAGCGATCGAGGAGGCGGGAGCGCCCGACGTGATACTCGATCCGCTGCTCGGGGAGTACCTCGAACTCGATATCGAGGTCGCGGCTCCAAACGCGACGATAGTCGCCATAGAAGGACGCGAGGTCACGTTCACGAACGCACCGACGGCGCGGCGCAAAGACCTGTGTCTGTACCAGGTCGGCGCTGCGAGCCTACCAGATGTCAGCGGGGCACTCGAGCGGCTGGCGACACTCCTCGGTCGCGAACTGATCGAGGTCGTGATCAACCAGAAGTTCGACCTCGAAGAGGCGGCCGAAGCTCAGCGGTTCACGATCGAGGCGAACGACTTCGGTAAAGTGTTGGTCCAGATTAGATAG
- a CDS encoding ABC transporter permease has translation MATADESSLRQQLTLSMDDRNHQIILQAGFGVFLLALYSLFAYLGYPSDRIPSVPMIADALYVQVAEEGLLEALWDALYAIFIGFFMATLVGIPMGILMGVNRTIEELLDPYVNAIYVVPYAAIVPALIVWFGTGIRIRVAICFLFAFFPIVINSFEGARTTPAGLLEVAESFNASRLYTLKNVVLPYEIPYILAGLRMGIGRAVRGLVLVEIIVAVTGLGGLIQQWSASFRLEGVISVVLVLMLLGVTLPWLMGKIYDRLIWWDVDRAGF, from the coding sequence ATGGCAACAGCAGACGAATCCTCGCTCCGACAGCAGCTGACGTTATCGATGGACGACCGAAACCACCAGATCATCCTGCAAGCGGGCTTCGGCGTCTTCTTGCTGGCGCTCTATTCGTTGTTCGCCTACCTCGGGTATCCGAGCGACCGGATACCGTCGGTCCCGATGATCGCAGACGCACTGTACGTACAGGTCGCTGAAGAAGGACTGCTAGAGGCCCTCTGGGACGCACTGTACGCGATCTTTATCGGGTTCTTCATGGCCACGCTCGTCGGCATCCCGATGGGTATCCTGATGGGCGTCAACCGAACGATCGAGGAGTTGCTCGATCCCTACGTCAACGCCATCTACGTCGTTCCCTACGCAGCGATCGTTCCGGCGCTGATCGTCTGGTTCGGAACCGGGATTCGGATCCGCGTCGCGATCTGTTTCCTGTTCGCGTTCTTCCCGATCGTGATCAACTCCTTCGAAGGGGCTCGAACGACTCCTGCGGGACTGCTCGAGGTCGCGGAGTCGTTCAACGCAAGTCGACTCTACACGCTGAAGAACGTCGTTCTCCCCTACGAGATTCCGTACATCCTTGCCGGACTCCGAATGGGTATCGGACGTGCCGTCCGTGGACTGGTGCTGGTCGAGATTATTGTCGCCGTGACCGGTCTCGGTGGACTCATTCAGCAGTGGAGCGCATCGTTCCGCCTCGAGGGCGTCATCAGCGTCGTGCTCGTCCTCATGCTTCTCGGCGTTACCCTGCCCTGGTTGATGGGCAAAATATACGATCGGCTCATCTGGTGGGACGTCGACCGCGCTGGCTTCTGA
- a CDS encoding ABC transporter permease yields MSVKSRLAGTWFERNRGLLIRLFAVFVGLTIWDLYARGQPDYLFPGLELIFESLVTQFREDDLVGAFMNSMGTMFLGYILAVLVGVPLGLAMGINRHLDVMLNPYINAMYVAPISAMVPIFILIGGPTFEVRVFIVFLFCVFEILIDTYEGVKTTPEGLLEVSESFGASKYYTVRHVIFPHDLPYITAGLRLGMGRAVNGMILAEILIEFVNLGGIIRSWADVFRVSGVLSIVLLLMLVSIILTRLIQLLEKQIIDWEAEK; encoded by the coding sequence ATGAGCGTAAAATCGCGTCTGGCTGGAACGTGGTTCGAGCGAAACAGAGGCCTTCTCATCCGGCTGTTCGCGGTGTTCGTCGGACTCACGATCTGGGACCTCTACGCGAGAGGCCAACCCGATTACCTCTTCCCGGGTCTCGAGTTGATCTTCGAGTCGCTGGTCACGCAGTTCCGCGAGGACGACCTCGTCGGCGCGTTCATGAACAGTATGGGAACCATGTTCCTCGGCTATATCCTCGCGGTTCTCGTCGGGGTACCGCTGGGTCTGGCGATGGGGATCAACCGCCACCTCGACGTGATGCTCAATCCGTACATCAACGCGATGTACGTCGCGCCGATCTCGGCTATGGTGCCGATCTTCATTCTGATCGGCGGCCCGACCTTCGAGGTTCGTGTCTTCATCGTCTTCCTCTTCTGTGTGTTCGAGATTCTCATCGATACGTACGAAGGTGTCAAGACGACTCCCGAGGGGTTACTCGAGGTCAGCGAATCCTTCGGGGCGAGCAAGTACTACACCGTTCGACACGTGATCTTTCCACACGACTTACCGTACATCACTGCGGGGCTCCGTCTCGGGATGGGACGTGCAGTCAACGGGATGATCCTGGCAGAGATCCTGATCGAGTTCGTCAACCTGGGTGGCATCATCCGCTCGTGGGCGGACGTCTTCCGCGTCAGCGGTGTGTTATCGATCGTCCTGTTGTTGATGCTCGTAAGCATCATCCTGACGAGGCTCATCCAGCTACTCGAAAAACAGATCATCGACTGGGAGGCTGAGAAATAA
- a CDS encoding aldehyde dehydrogenase family protein: protein MDIPNEWGLRIGGTEQFRSNTFEVANPATDERLSTVADASAEDATRAIETASTAFETWSEWDASERGRLLSRISERIRDDVDAIATLETLEVGRPLDHSRQRVEAAASFFEYYAGLADKIEGDTIDVPGDRLNYTIREPLGVTGHIIPWNSPILLGSRSIAPALVCGNTVVAKPSPEAPMTILRLAAICEEAGLPAGTINVVPDADAAAGKAITSDSRVAGVSFTGSPDGGKHVMKSAAEHVSHVDLELGGNTPCVVFPDADIEKVASEVVDCYHNAGQICYTISRFFVHGEVYSEFADALVQEIEALAIGPWTEEPDVGPVISAESQRRIDQYVTEAEENGARILAGGTVPRETGHFYEPTLVDGVSDSDSIVCDELFGPVKTLHEFSDEAEVVRRANDTVYGLYAVVYTKDIDRAHRLAGAMEAGAVAVNEFPLVFVQTPFGGYKESGIGRTKGRHAIENFTQVKNVTIGLE from the coding sequence ATGGATATACCGAACGAGTGGGGACTTCGTATCGGCGGGACGGAACAGTTTCGGTCGAACACGTTCGAGGTGGCGAATCCAGCGACGGACGAACGACTCTCGACCGTTGCCGACGCCTCGGCCGAGGACGCAACGCGGGCGATCGAAACAGCTTCGACAGCGTTCGAAACGTGGAGCGAGTGGGACGCGAGCGAACGGGGGCGTCTCCTTTCGCGAATCAGCGAGCGAATTCGCGACGATGTAGATGCGATCGCAACGCTCGAGACGCTCGAGGTCGGTCGGCCGCTCGATCACTCGAGACAGCGGGTGGAAGCTGCCGCATCGTTTTTCGAATACTACGCCGGACTCGCGGACAAAATCGAAGGGGACACCATCGACGTCCCCGGCGATCGACTCAATTACACGATTCGTGAACCGCTCGGGGTAACCGGTCATATTATTCCGTGGAACTCGCCGATACTCCTCGGGTCGCGGAGCATTGCGCCGGCGCTCGTCTGCGGTAACACGGTCGTTGCGAAACCGTCACCGGAAGCGCCGATGACGATCCTGCGGCTCGCGGCGATCTGTGAGGAGGCCGGTCTCCCGGCGGGAACGATCAACGTCGTTCCGGACGCTGACGCCGCGGCTGGAAAGGCTATCACGAGCGATTCGCGAGTCGCTGGCGTGAGCTTTACAGGATCGCCGGACGGGGGCAAACACGTGATGAAGTCCGCGGCGGAACACGTCTCACACGTGGATCTCGAACTGGGTGGAAACACGCCGTGCGTAGTGTTTCCGGACGCCGACATCGAGAAGGTCGCCTCCGAGGTCGTCGATTGCTACCACAACGCCGGACAGATCTGCTACACCATCTCTCGATTTTTCGTTCACGGGGAGGTTTATTCCGAGTTCGCAGACGCGCTCGTCCAGGAAATCGAGGCGCTCGCCATCGGTCCCTGGACCGAAGAACCGGACGTCGGCCCGGTGATCTCGGCGGAATCCCAACGACGGATTGATCAGTACGTTACCGAAGCCGAAGAAAACGGCGCACGAATCCTGGCGGGCGGAACGGTTCCACGGGAAACCGGACACTTTTACGAACCGACGCTCGTGGACGGCGTCTCCGACAGCGACTCGATCGTCTGTGACGAGCTGTTCGGCCCCGTCAAGACGCTCCACGAGTTTTCGGACGAAGCCGAGGTCGTCCGACGTGCAAACGACACCGTCTACGGGCTGTACGCGGTCGTCTACACGAAAGACATCGATCGAGCGCACCGCCTCGCGGGGGCGATGGAAGCCGGTGCGGTCGCGGTCAACGAGTTCCCGCTCGTATTCGTCCAGACGCCGTTCGGCGGCTACAAAGAGAGCGGGATTGGTCGAACCAAGGGACGGCACGCGATCGAGAACTTCACGCAGGTCAAAAACGTCACGATCGGACTCGAGTAG